In Fibrobacter sp., a single genomic region encodes these proteins:
- a CDS encoding phosphoglycerate dehydrogenase: MYKIQTLNKIATIGLELFPRDHYEIASEILNPDAVLVRSFNMLEMDIPSSVKGIARAGAGVNNIPLDKCSQRGIVVFNTPGANANGVKELVIAGLLLSSRRIVHGIQWAKGLVGQGDQVPKLIEKGKSDFAGPEIKGKRLGVVGLGAIGVMVANDAMELGMKVVGYDPFISVEAAWGLSRNVKRAKTLESLLAESDYITLHVPLNDKTRGMLGRERFAIMKKGARLLNFARGGLVNNEDLKSALADGTVAAYVTDFPDEDLLKIDNVIAFPHLGASTPEAEDNCAMMAVNQLRDFLEMGNIKNGVNFPDCELDSIAPFRLVIANRNVPNMVGQITSILAADKINIADMINKHKGDYAYNIIDIDRLVEGEILDKLRGIDGVVMVRMIEKNK, encoded by the coding sequence ATGTACAAAATTCAGACTTTGAATAAAATCGCGACAATCGGTCTTGAGCTTTTCCCCAGGGATCACTACGAGATTGCATCCGAGATTTTAAATCCGGATGCTGTGCTTGTGAGAAGTTTCAATATGCTCGAGATGGACATCCCGTCGTCGGTAAAGGGCATCGCCAGAGCAGGTGCAGGTGTGAACAATATTCCACTTGACAAATGTTCTCAGAGGGGAATAGTTGTTTTCAACACCCCGGGGGCTAATGCCAATGGAGTAAAGGAGCTTGTGATTGCCGGTCTTTTGCTCTCTTCCAGAAGAATAGTTCACGGGATACAATGGGCAAAGGGTCTTGTGGGGCAGGGGGATCAGGTTCCAAAGCTTATCGAGAAGGGGAAGTCTGATTTTGCCGGTCCTGAGATCAAGGGCAAGCGCCTCGGTGTAGTCGGGCTGGGTGCGATCGGGGTGATGGTGGCCAATGATGCGATGGAGCTTGGGATGAAGGTGGTTGGTTATGATCCCTTTATTTCTGTCGAGGCGGCATGGGGGCTCTCCCGCAATGTAAAGCGTGCAAAGACCCTCGAGAGTCTTCTTGCGGAATCGGATTACATAACTTTACATGTTCCGCTCAACGACAAGACCAGGGGGATGCTTGGTCGGGAGCGTTTCGCGATCATGAAAAAGGGTGCGCGCCTGCTTAACTTTGCCAGAGGTGGTCTGGTGAATAATGAGGATCTTAAGAGTGCGCTTGCAGACGGCACTGTGGCGGCCTATGTGACCGATTTCCCGGATGAGGACCTGCTCAAGATTGACAATGTAATCGCGTTTCCCCACCTGGGTGCGTCGACACCGGAGGCTGAGGACAACTGCGCGATGATGGCTGTCAATCAGTTGAGGGATTTTCTGGAGATGGGGAATATCAAAAACGGGGTCAATTTCCCTGATTGTGAACTGGACTCGATCGCTCCTTTCAGGCTGGTGATAGCAAACAGGAATGTCCCCAACATGGTAGGCCAGATAACATCGATTCTGGCAGCCGACAAGATCAATATCGCGGATATGATAAACAAGCACAAGGGTGACTACGCCTATAATATCATCGATATTGACAGGCTGGTAGAGGGGGAGATCCTGGATAAGCTCCGCGGTATTGACGGGGTGGTGATGGTGAGGATGATCGAGAAGAACAAGTGA